A section of the Anabaena cylindrica PCC 7122 genome encodes:
- a CDS encoding glycosyltransferase: MQDLMTFLSNSLMGWLVIQVGLTLVFLWYLRSYKQPFLSDEELPKTAVILCLRGADPFLPNCVRSLLQQNYPQYDLKLIVDSPEDPAFKIAKEAIAETAATNVQISTLRTVRHNCSLKCSSLVQAVSDLDDSYKVVALVDADTIVHPNWLRELVSPLTDTKVGLTTGNRWYLPTGSYWGSLVRYAGNVSTVVQMFLFQVPWGGSLAIKTELLHKTELLEKWGEAFGDDMLMHKVIKKHKLQIKFVPSLLMVNREECDLPNLFASLQRLILCSRLYHPNWLALVSDAVSSILFPTLVIVLSLGFLLAAEWKDAAFLLESYSVYTIGLLLLMLVMELGVQEVIRSQGQTIAQVSLATIMKMLIAIPLTQWVYGLAMISSLWMSTVTWRGLTYRVQGPWNIRLVEYHPYQWLDQPIDGKLSL, encoded by the coding sequence ATGCAAGATTTGATGACATTTTTGTCTAACTCTTTGATGGGTTGGCTGGTGATTCAGGTAGGTTTAACGCTAGTCTTTTTGTGGTATCTGCGCTCATACAAACAACCTTTTTTATCAGATGAGGAGTTACCCAAAACGGCAGTAATTCTGTGTTTAAGAGGTGCAGATCCATTTTTACCTAATTGTGTGCGATCGCTCTTACAGCAAAACTACCCGCAGTATGATTTAAAGCTGATCGTTGACAGTCCAGAAGATCCAGCGTTTAAAATTGCCAAAGAAGCGATCGCAGAAACTGCTGCAACTAATGTCCAAATTAGCACTTTGAGAACAGTCCGCCACAATTGTAGTCTCAAATGTAGCTCTTTAGTCCAAGCCGTCTCTGACTTAGATGACTCTTACAAAGTAGTTGCTTTAGTAGATGCAGATACCATAGTTCACCCCAATTGGTTGCGAGAATTAGTTAGTCCTCTCACCGATACCAAAGTCGGACTAACCACAGGAAACCGTTGGTACTTACCCACAGGTAGTTATTGGGGTTCTTTAGTGCGCTATGCCGGCAACGTCTCCACCGTCGTGCAAATGTTCCTATTCCAAGTTCCTTGGGGTGGGAGTTTAGCAATCAAAACAGAACTTCTGCACAAAACAGAACTACTTGAAAAATGGGGAGAAGCTTTCGGTGACGATATGCTCATGCATAAAGTCATCAAAAAACACAAATTGCAAATTAAGTTTGTTCCTTCTTTATTAATGGTTAATCGAGAAGAATGCGATTTACCAAATTTATTTGCATCTCTCCAACGCTTAATACTTTGTTCACGACTTTATCACCCCAATTGGTTGGCTTTAGTTAGTGATGCTGTTTCCAGTATTCTATTTCCTACTCTAGTTATCGTCTTAAGTTTAGGATTTTTGTTAGCAGCAGAATGGAAAGATGCAGCTTTTTTATTAGAGTCTTATAGCGTCTATACCATCGGATTACTCTTGCTCATGTTGGTCATGGAACTGGGAGTACAGGAAGTAATTCGCTCTCAAGGTCAAACAATCGCTCAAGTGTCACTGGCTACAATCATGAAAATGTTAATTGCCATTCCTTTGACACAATGGGTTTATGGATTAGCAATGATATCTTCTCTCTGGATGTCAACCGTTACCTGGCGTGGTCTTACCTATCGAGTCCAAGGCCCCTGGAATATTCGCCTAGTTGAATATCACCCTTATCAATGGTTAGATCAACCAATTGATGGCAAACTTTCTCTGTAA
- a CDS encoding glycosyltransferase, which yields MKNKPLRIALFTGLFAPFLTGVSVAVHQRVRWLLEQGHEVFLIHPEINNLYPKQVGNRPMPGLEELETFPNFSSFAFPTKPLILYKSLPQPLNYRHWNDTKLLERFQPDIIIVEEAAQMRGLYSFYLQGYGRPVGVKYAKKTKTPIISVFHTDIVAYIRYYLGDVFFKLVNPIIPLLVKQFTQSYNLNLFPSREQLSKYQKLKCQTAEYLPYQGINCEKFHPRNICYNPIPEDKRPTILFVGRITAEKNVTQLLDAYPLIAAKIPDVHMVIIGSGPLDQEIRRRAQNYPSGVTIWGESHGTELLGWFARADVFINPSVTENFCTTNNEALASGTPLVAAIAPSTAEQVIPGHNGFLAQPNNPKDFAQKIITILENPELKAQLSQQARPSILEFDWSVCTQKFEDRLYQLVEMPTKVELGTSK from the coding sequence ATGAAAAACAAACCTCTCCGCATAGCATTATTTACAGGATTATTTGCTCCATTTTTAACAGGAGTTTCAGTTGCAGTACATCAACGTGTGCGTTGGTTACTTGAACAAGGACATGAAGTTTTTCTCATTCACCCAGAAATCAATAATCTGTATCCTAAGCAAGTTGGTAATCGTCCCATGCCGGGACTAGAAGAACTAGAAACTTTCCCCAATTTTTCATCATTTGCCTTTCCTACAAAACCGCTGATTTTATACAAATCTCTACCCCAACCATTAAACTATCGGCATTGGAACGATACTAAATTACTAGAACGATTCCAGCCGGACATCATCATAGTTGAAGAAGCGGCGCAAATGAGAGGATTATACTCATTTTACTTACAAGGTTACGGCCGTCCTGTGGGAGTTAAATACGCCAAAAAAACTAAAACTCCTATTATTTCAGTTTTTCATACGGATATTGTGGCCTATATTCGATATTACCTAGGAGATGTATTCTTCAAGTTAGTCAATCCCATTATTCCACTTTTAGTTAAGCAATTTACTCAGTCTTATAATCTCAACTTATTTCCTTCAAGAGAACAATTATCTAAATACCAAAAACTAAAATGCCAAACTGCTGAATACCTGCCTTATCAAGGGATTAATTGTGAAAAATTTCACCCCCGTAACATTTGTTATAATCCAATTCCTGAAGATAAGCGACCGACTATTCTCTTTGTCGGACGTATTACCGCAGAAAAAAATGTTACTCAACTTTTAGATGCATATCCTTTGATTGCAGCTAAAATTCCTGATGTTCACATGGTCATTATTGGTAGTGGTCCTTTAGATCAAGAAATTCGTCGTCGCGCTCAAAATTATCCATCTGGTGTGACTATTTGGGGTGAGTCTCACGGCACAGAACTTTTAGGATGGTTTGCTAGAGCAGATGTATTTATTAACCCTTCAGTTACCGAAAACTTCTGTACTACAAATAATGAAGCTTTAGCTTCAGGAACTCCTTTAGTTGCGGCTATTGCTCCCTCAACGGCAGAACAAGTAATACCCGGTCATAATGGCTTTCTCGCTCAACCAAATAACCCCAAAGATTTTGCTCAAAAGATTATTACTATTCTCGAAAATCCTGAACTCAAAGCACAATTATCTCAGCAAGCTCGTCCTTCTATATTGGAATTTGATTGGTCAGTATGTACCCAAAAGTTTGAAGATAGGCTCTATCAGCTAGTGGAAATGCCTACAAAAGTTGAGTTAGGGACTTCCAAATAA
- the phnC gene encoding phosphonate ABC transporter ATP-binding protein: MTTIATIEVTQLSKSFKGKSALNQLSCTIYAGEMVALLGASGSGKSTLLRHLNGLQNADKGSVSIFGSILQADGKLHSQIRALRSQIGCIFQQFNLVNRLTVMENVLVGNLAKLSLARSALHLFTKAEKIRALSALERVGILEQAYKRASMLSGGQQQRVAIARCLMQGAKIILADEPIASLDPESARKVMELLVELNQQNGITIVASLHQIQIVRNYFHRVIALRNGEVMFDGAISEMNDNKLNEIYGAATAELVMKGHGELLA, encoded by the coding sequence ATGACTACTATAGCGACAATTGAAGTTACTCAACTATCAAAAAGCTTCAAAGGTAAATCAGCACTGAATCAGCTATCTTGTACAATTTACGCAGGAGAAATGGTGGCACTTTTAGGTGCATCAGGTTCTGGGAAATCTACCTTATTGCGACATCTCAATGGTTTGCAGAATGCAGATAAAGGATCAGTTTCAATTTTTGGTAGCATTCTACAAGCAGACGGAAAATTACATTCTCAAATCAGGGCTTTGCGGAGTCAAATAGGCTGCATTTTTCAACAATTCAATCTGGTGAACCGATTGACAGTGATGGAAAATGTTCTGGTTGGTAACTTAGCGAAGTTATCTCTGGCACGTTCAGCATTACATTTATTTACAAAAGCCGAGAAAATTCGAGCCTTATCTGCATTAGAAAGAGTAGGAATTTTAGAACAAGCTTATAAGCGAGCTTCAATGCTATCCGGTGGACAACAACAACGAGTTGCGATCGCACGTTGTCTGATGCAAGGAGCAAAAATAATCCTCGCAGATGAACCCATAGCATCCCTAGATCCTGAATCTGCACGTAAAGTTATGGAGTTGTTGGTGGAACTAAATCAACAAAATGGCATCACTATCGTAGCTTCGTTGCACCAAATCCAAATTGTCCGCAATTACTTCCATCGTGTCATTGCTTTAAGAAATGGAGAAGTAATGTTTGATGGTGCAATCTCAGAAATGAATGACAACAAGCTCAATGAAATTTATGGTGCAGCGACAGCAGAACTTGTCATGAAAGGACATGGAGAACTTTTAGCTTAA
- the phnD gene encoding phosphonate ABC transporter substrate-binding protein, with amino-acid sequence MDRRLFIQQTSLFTLTLASAKILSACTSADTNSETTTSTSSTSKAEIKEINFGILSTESQANQKPLWEPMIAAMSKEIGIPIKPFFVTQYAAVIEAMKFGKVQAAWLGGKSYIEATKNADAEVFAQVVAEDGTKGYYSHLITNKNNPILNAAKAEGGDKYVIKNASKLTFAFNDPSSTSGFLVPSYYIFAKNDIDPKKAFKRLIFAGNHEACALAVANQQIDVATISDEALARLQLTNPQARAKIEVIWKSPMIPSDPLAYRRDLPEDIKKKFQNFFYNYKDKEVLSPFKISGFAPAEDKMWNPIRELDISKKIQETKFKDDISAEEKKTKLDELNKQLKEIQPK; translated from the coding sequence ATGGACAGACGATTATTTATTCAACAAACCTCTTTATTTACCCTAACTTTAGCCAGTGCTAAAATCCTTTCTGCTTGTACTTCTGCTGATACTAATTCAGAGACTACCACCAGCACTTCATCAACTAGTAAAGCTGAAATCAAAGAGATTAACTTTGGCATTCTTTCTACAGAATCTCAAGCCAACCAAAAGCCGCTTTGGGAACCAATGATTGCTGCAATGTCTAAAGAAATAGGGATTCCTATCAAACCTTTCTTTGTCACCCAATATGCAGCAGTTATAGAAGCAATGAAATTTGGTAAAGTTCAAGCCGCTTGGTTAGGTGGTAAATCCTACATTGAAGCTACAAAAAATGCTGATGCAGAAGTATTTGCTCAAGTTGTTGCTGAAGATGGCACAAAAGGTTACTATTCTCATTTAATTACTAACAAAAATAATCCTATTCTGAATGCAGCTAAAGCCGAAGGTGGGGATAAATACGTCATCAAAAATGCAAGTAAACTCACCTTTGCATTTAACGATCCCAGTTCTACATCTGGATTTTTAGTACCTAGTTATTACATCTTTGCTAAAAATGATATAGATCCTAAAAAAGCATTCAAACGGCTGATTTTTGCGGGTAATCATGAAGCTTGCGCTCTAGCTGTTGCTAATCAACAAATAGATGTAGCCACAATTAGTGATGAAGCTTTAGCAAGACTACAGCTAACCAATCCCCAAGCTAGAGCAAAAATTGAAGTGATCTGGAAATCACCGATGATCCCTAGTGATCCTCTAGCGTATCGTCGAGATTTACCAGAAGATATTAAAAAGAAGTTTCAAAATTTCTTCTATAACTATAAAGATAAAGAAGTTTTAAGCCCATTTAAAATTTCTGGTTTTGCTCCGGCTGAAGATAAAATGTGGAATCCAATTAGAGAACTTGATATTTCTAAGAAAATTCAAGAGACGAAATTTAAAGATGATATTAGTGCGGAAGAGAAGAAAACCAAATTAGACGAATTAAATAAACAACTCAAAGAAATTCAACCCAAGTAA
- the phnE gene encoding phosphonate ABC transporter, permease protein PhnE, which translates to MVEIRNIHDNHQSFTTSPVVIEMLNQGKKLVTTNRVFFTIITVAALIFSYIQSEINLTALSGSGRNMAEYIRAYFPPDFSDWKYYLSETLITISMGIWGTLMATIVAVPLSILASENMCPVWIVQPTRRLLDAMRAINEIVFALIFVVAVGLGPFAGVLALFINTLGILGKLFSETVEAIEPGQVDGIKATGANKIQEVIFGVIPQVMPLWTSFALYRFEANVRAASVLGIVGAGGIGIALYQSFGSFEYQKICAILIILVSATSIIDVLSAKVRNWLV; encoded by the coding sequence ATGGTAGAAATAAGAAACATCCACGATAATCATCAAAGTTTTACCACATCTCCTGTGGTAATAGAGATGCTAAACCAAGGAAAAAAACTAGTAACTACAAATAGAGTATTTTTCACAATCATCACTGTTGCTGCTTTAATTTTTTCCTATATTCAAAGCGAAATTAATTTGACTGCTTTATCTGGGAGTGGTAGAAATATGGCAGAATATATCCGTGCCTACTTTCCACCAGATTTTAGTGATTGGAAATATTATTTATCAGAGACTTTGATTACAATATCAATGGGAATTTGGGGAACATTAATGGCAACAATTGTAGCTGTTCCTTTATCCATATTAGCATCAGAAAATATGTGTCCAGTCTGGATTGTCCAACCAACAAGACGTTTATTAGATGCTATGCGGGCAATCAACGAAATTGTCTTTGCACTTATTTTCGTCGTCGCTGTCGGATTAGGTCCGTTTGCTGGAGTTTTAGCTTTATTTATTAACACTTTAGGTATTTTAGGTAAACTATTTTCTGAAACTGTAGAAGCAATTGAACCAGGTCAAGTAGATGGCATAAAAGCCACAGGTGCTAACAAAATTCAAGAAGTTATATTTGGTGTAATTCCCCAAGTTATGCCTTTATGGACTTCCTTTGCACTTTATAGATTTGAAGCTAATGTTCGTGCAGCTTCGGTATTAGGAATTGTTGGTGCTGGTGGGATTGGAATTGCTTTGTATCAGAGTTTTGGCTCTTTTGAGTACCAAAAAATTTGTGCAATTCTCATTATTTTGGTTTCAGCTACCAGCATTATTGATGTACTATCAGCTAAGGTAAGAAATTGGTTAGTTTAG
- the phnG gene encoding phosphonate C-P lyase system protein PhnG, producing MTTVNQRQEWIATLAKANLESLEKLVNQLGTLPNYSFLRSPEIGLAMVRGRAGGTGEAFNLGEMTITRCVVQLESHGNDAVSGFGYVGGRSRRHAELAALCDALLQCPDWYAQIHTQVIQPLQTEIQYQQELKQRQTSATKVDFFTMMRGEA from the coding sequence ATGACAACTGTAAACCAAAGACAGGAATGGATAGCAACATTAGCTAAAGCGAACTTAGAAAGTCTAGAAAAACTTGTCAACCAATTAGGAACATTACCAAACTATAGCTTTTTACGATCGCCTGAAATTGGTTTAGCAATGGTGCGAGGACGCGCAGGAGGGACAGGAGAGGCATTTAATCTCGGAGAAATGACAATTACTCGCTGTGTAGTGCAGCTAGAAAGCCACGGAAATGATGCTGTGAGTGGGTTTGGTTATGTTGGAGGGCGATCGCGCCGTCATGCTGAACTAGCAGCCCTGTGTGATGCCTTATTACAATGCCCCGATTGGTATGCACAGATTCACACTCAAGTAATTCAACCTCTGCAAACAGAAATTCAATATCAACAAGAACTCAAACAACGTCAAACATCTGCCACAAAAGTTGACTTCTTCACCATGATGAGAGGGGAAGCATAG
- the phnH gene encoding phosphonate C-P lyase system protein PhnH, with translation MNQITHLPGFPDPIHDSQKTFRALLDAHARPGTPYLITANLTIPQGLNSGCAAACLTLFDLDVQVWLQPSFEPQVKAWLLFHTGCRFTTQPEQADFAVIQNIDKFTELSNFNSGTPEKPETSTTLLIQLESFSAGRTVVLTAPGILKEQIISPQVPLHFWESWAKNHQSYPLGLDAFLFAKNSVIGLPRTTKSGNLE, from the coding sequence ATGAATCAAATCACACATTTACCAGGTTTTCCAGACCCAATTCATGATTCACAGAAGACTTTTCGAGCGTTACTAGATGCCCATGCTAGACCGGGAACACCATATTTAATCACGGCTAATTTAACTATTCCTCAAGGATTAAATTCTGGTTGTGCAGCAGCTTGTTTAACATTATTTGATTTAGATGTACAAGTATGGCTTCAGCCTAGTTTTGAGCCTCAAGTTAAAGCTTGGTTGTTATTTCATACAGGTTGCCGTTTTACCACACAACCAGAACAGGCAGATTTTGCAGTAATTCAAAATATAGACAAGTTTACAGAATTATCTAATTTCAATTCTGGTACACCTGAAAAGCCAGAAACTTCTACAACATTATTAATTCAACTGGAAAGTTTTTCAGCAGGAAGAACAGTAGTATTGACAGCACCAGGGATTTTAAAAGAACAAATTATTTCTCCCCAAGTTCCTCTGCATTTTTGGGAATCTTGGGCAAAAAATCATCAAAGTTACCCTTTAGGATTAGATGCCTTTTTATTCGCAAAAAATTCTGTAATTGGTCTACCACGCACTACAAAATCAGGGAATTTAGAATAA
- a CDS encoding GNAT family N-acetyltransferase, with amino-acid sequence MSLNIQTANREDLSLLIQLYADMDGETPLAKEKAEEIWDAITKTPNYQIYLAFQNQAPVGTFSLVYIPTMLNRGYHKFAVLDAVTVTSKLRGQGIGSEMIKAAIQICADAGCYKVILSSNLQREKAHQFYKKLGFEQHGWSFKCVVGK; translated from the coding sequence ATGTCTCTTAATATTCAAACTGCAAATCGTGAAGATTTATCACTATTAATTCAGCTTTATGCCGATATGGATGGTGAAACACCTTTAGCAAAAGAAAAGGCTGAAGAAATTTGGGATGCTATTACTAAAACTCCCAATTATCAAATTTATCTTGCCTTTCAAAACCAAGCACCTGTAGGTACTTTTAGCCTTGTTTATATTCCTACAATGCTGAATCGAGGATATCACAAATTTGCAGTCTTAGATGCAGTCACAGTTACATCTAAATTGCGAGGGCAGGGAATTGGTAGCGAAATGATAAAAGCCGCAATTCAAATCTGTGCTGATGCTGGATGTTATAAAGTTATCCTGTCTTCTAATTTGCAACGAGAAAAGGCTCATCAATTCTATAAAAAATTAGGATTTGAACAGCATGGTTGGAGTTTTAAATGTGTAGTAGGGAAATAA
- a CDS encoding carbon-phosphorus lyase complex subunit PhnI, with amino-acid sequence MPYVAVKGGEKAIENAEALLQSKRRGDPKIPELTIEQIEQQLTLAVDRVMCEGSLYDQELAALAVKQSWGDLVEAIFLVRAYRATLPRFYYSQPIDTSKMQIQRRISAIFKDVPGGQNLGATFDYIHRLLDFKLMAEGEAPTTPEAEAITEPIPRVIDTLDQEDLMQSEIAEKAGTEPFDLTRQPLTFPAGRDARLQNLARADEGFLLSLAYSTQRGYGRNHPFAGEIRMGEVEVVIFPEELGFEIAIADITITEVQMVNQFKGNKEIPAQFTRGYGLTFGYNERKAMSMSLVDRAMRAKELGETVENPAQNIEFVLYHSDNVEAQGFVQHLKLPHYIDFQAELNLVRKMRTQSKE; translated from the coding sequence ATGCCTTATGTTGCAGTTAAAGGCGGAGAAAAAGCAATTGAAAATGCCGAAGCTTTACTTCAAAGTAAACGCCGGGGTGATCCGAAAATTCCTGAATTAACTATAGAACAAATTGAACAACAATTAACCCTAGCCGTAGATAGAGTCATGTGTGAGGGTAGCTTATATGATCAGGAATTAGCAGCCTTAGCAGTGAAACAATCTTGGGGTGATTTAGTAGAAGCAATTTTCTTAGTAAGAGCCTATCGAGCCACATTACCACGCTTTTACTATAGCCAACCAATAGATACTAGTAAAATGCAAATTCAGAGGCGCATATCTGCAATTTTTAAAGATGTACCAGGAGGACAAAATTTAGGTGCGACTTTTGACTATATCCATCGTCTTCTAGACTTTAAATTAATGGCTGAAGGAGAAGCCCCGACAACACCAGAAGCAGAAGCAATTACCGAACCGATACCCCGTGTAATTGACACATTAGATCAAGAAGATTTGATGCAGTCAGAAATTGCAGAAAAAGCAGGAACAGAACCCTTTGATTTAACACGTCAACCTTTAACTTTTCCTGCGGGAAGAGATGCAAGACTGCAAAATTTAGCCCGTGCAGATGAAGGATTTTTATTATCCTTAGCATATTCTACCCAACGAGGTTATGGCAGAAACCATCCTTTTGCGGGAGAAATTCGCATGGGAGAAGTAGAAGTAGTGATATTTCCAGAAGAATTAGGATTTGAAATTGCGATCGCTGATATCACTATAACCGAAGTCCAAATGGTCAATCAATTTAAAGGTAACAAAGAAATACCTGCTCAATTTACCCGTGGATATGGACTCACCTTTGGTTACAACGAACGCAAAGCTATGTCCATGTCACTCGTAGATAGGGCAATGCGTGCTAAAGAATTAGGTGAAACAGTAGAAAATCCCGCTCAAAATATCGAATTTGTCCTTTATCACTCCGACAACGTAGAAGCACAAGGATTTGTCCAACATCTCAAACTCCCCCACTACATCGACTTTCAAGCCGAATTAAACCTAGTCAGAAAAATGAGAACCCAATCAAAAGAATAA
- a CDS encoding alpha-D-ribose 1-methylphosphonate 5-triphosphate diphosphatase produces the protein MLSTTKLAIQAVDILTPNGWIPDATVLIENGKFINIDQTITPPEFPVINAKGLQMLPGIIDLHGDAFERMICPRPGVNFPLPMAIADNDRNLIASGITTFFCSITDSYEPGLRSRDSARSLIDFILGIGKQVLSCNHQIHIRHEEANTKNHDELCNWLESGKINLISINDHLPPAGDEAKLKRLLKGLRQRIALSEPEITELLTQTEKNRHQGYEQVEELIAIAHSHKIPVASHDDDCEEKVALSQRRQIAIAEFPASIPLAAKSRYYGAAVLMGAPNLVRGGSHVGYMSVAEATKHGVLDCLCSDYHYPSLFHAPFKLQELGLMSFEEAWKLVSSHPAAASGIGNYKGQISPGLDADFLLISPHNSLHSAISSVYIGGKEVAKYQ, from the coding sequence GTGCTATCAACAACAAAACTAGCCATTCAAGCAGTCGATATCCTAACTCCAAACGGTTGGATTCCAGATGCAACAGTATTAATTGAAAATGGAAAATTCATCAACATAGATCAGACAATTACTCCCCCTGAATTTCCTGTGATCAATGCCAAAGGACTGCAAATGTTACCGGGAATCATTGATTTACACGGTGATGCTTTTGAGAGAATGATTTGCCCCCGTCCAGGGGTTAATTTTCCATTACCAATGGCAATTGCTGACAATGATCGTAACCTAATTGCATCGGGAATTACAACCTTTTTCTGTTCCATTACAGATTCCTATGAACCAGGTTTAAGAAGTCGAGATTCTGCCCGTTCCTTAATTGATTTTATTTTAGGAATTGGAAAACAGGTTTTAAGTTGTAATCATCAAATTCATATTCGACATGAAGAAGCTAACACTAAAAATCATGATGAATTATGTAATTGGCTAGAGTCTGGAAAAATAAACCTCATATCAATTAATGATCACCTACCACCCGCAGGAGATGAAGCGAAATTAAAGCGACTTCTCAAAGGTTTGCGGCAAAGAATAGCCCTTTCTGAACCAGAAATCACCGAATTACTAACTCAAACAGAAAAAAATAGACATCAAGGATATGAACAAGTAGAAGAATTAATTGCAATTGCCCATAGCCATAAAATTCCCGTAGCTTCCCATGATGATGATTGTGAAGAAAAAGTAGCTTTAAGTCAACGCCGTCAAATTGCGATCGCAGAATTTCCTGCCAGTATCCCTTTAGCTGCAAAATCCCGTTACTACGGTGCAGCAGTCCTCATGGGTGCGCCTAATTTAGTGCGTGGTGGTTCCCATGTCGGTTATATGAGTGTCGCAGAAGCCACTAAACATGGAGTTTTAGATTGCCTTTGTTCAGATTATCATTACCCTTCTTTATTTCATGCCCCTTTTAAATTACAAGAATTAGGTTTAATGTCTTTTGAGGAAGCTTGGAAATTGGTTTCTAGTCATCCAGCAGCAGCATCAGGAATTGGTAATTATAAAGGTCAAATTTCTCCCGGTTTAGATGCTGATTTTTTATTAATATCTCCCCATAATTCTCTACATTCAGCAATTTCTTCTGTTTATATAGGTGGCAAAGAAGTGGCTAAATATCAGTAA
- a CDS encoding alpha-D-ribose 1-methylphosphonate 5-phosphate C-P-lyase PhnJ, whose protein sequence is MTSPPLPNSQNSHTGFNFAYLDEQTKRSIRRALLKAVAIPGHQIPFSSREMPMSYGWGTGGIQVTSAVIGQNDVLKVIDQGADDTTNAVNIRRFFKKVCDVKTTEKTEEATLIQTRHRIPETPLKDGQIMVYQVPIPEPLRWLESSAVETSKMHAYREYGGMYVKLYEDITKHGYIATAYDYPVMVNDHYLMSPSPIPRFDNPKLNMSPALQLFGAGREKRIYAIPPYTKVKSLDFEDHPFSVEKWDKTCEFCGSQESFLDEVVIDDQGGRMWICSDTDYCNHQQQKR, encoded by the coding sequence ATGACAAGTCCTCCATTACCTAATTCCCAAAATTCACATACTGGCTTTAATTTTGCTTATTTAGATGAGCAAACTAAGCGTTCAATTCGCCGTGCTTTATTAAAAGCAGTAGCTATTCCTGGTCATCAAATTCCCTTTTCTTCTAGGGAAATGCCTATGTCCTATGGTTGGGGTACAGGGGGAATTCAAGTCACATCTGCTGTAATTGGTCAAAATGACGTTTTAAAAGTAATTGACCAAGGTGCAGATGACACAACCAATGCTGTGAATATTCGGCGGTTTTTTAAAAAAGTTTGTGATGTGAAGACTACAGAAAAAACGGAAGAAGCAACACTAATTCAAACTCGTCACCGCATTCCTGAAACTCCATTAAAAGATGGACAAATTATGGTTTATCAAGTTCCTATTCCTGAACCTTTACGCTGGTTAGAATCATCAGCAGTTGAAACCAGCAAAATGCACGCTTATCGGGAATATGGAGGTATGTATGTCAAGTTGTATGAGGATATTACTAAACATGGATATATAGCTACAGCTTACGATTATCCAGTGATGGTAAATGATCACTATTTGATGAGTCCTAGTCCCATTCCTCGTTTTGATAATCCCAAATTGAACATGAGTCCAGCGTTGCAATTATTTGGTGCAGGAAGAGAAAAGCGAATTTATGCGATTCCCCCTTATACAAAAGTGAAAAGTCTGGACTTTGAAGATCATCCTTTCAGTGTGGAAAAATGGGATAAAACTTGTGAATTTTGTGGTTCTCAAGAAAGCTTCTTAGATGAGGTTGTAATTGATGACCAAGGTGGCAGAATGTGGATTTGTTCAGATACAGATTACTGCAATCATCAACAACAGAAGAGATAA